In Salisediminibacterium beveridgei, one DNA window encodes the following:
- a CDS encoding LysR family transcriptional regulator: protein MHLKRLETFTILAEERNFSATAQRLNISQPAITKQIKALEEEAGFPLIHRDTMTLTEAGQVIFDEGKSLIRNWEQVRNKAARIHSFESGKLQIGASSIPGTYLLPKALGSLQTAQAHLDLCIIMDASDQIIDKLRHYELDIAFVGSKPDDDRLDMTCLAQDELIAVGTNHIASINSFTELKKHPLITYREGSGTLKATKDAIRAFGGSYEEMDIVASVPNTAGALALAASGIGIAIVSTYALGPESPQALVPLAHLQTDRHFYAVQHPNHKHPRSSELIEEVQKIIHSQS from the coding sequence ATGCACCTGAAACGACTGGAAACTTTTACGATTCTTGCAGAGGAACGAAATTTTTCCGCCACTGCCCAGCGCCTCAATATTTCACAGCCTGCTATCACAAAGCAGATCAAGGCATTGGAGGAAGAAGCCGGATTCCCATTGATCCATCGGGATACGATGACTTTGACGGAAGCGGGACAGGTGATCTTTGACGAAGGGAAATCACTCATCCGTAATTGGGAACAGGTCCGCAACAAAGCCGCGCGCATTCATTCATTCGAATCGGGCAAACTGCAAATCGGCGCCAGTTCCATTCCTGGTACCTATTTGCTTCCAAAGGCACTCGGGTCACTGCAGACAGCCCAAGCACATCTCGATTTATGCATCATTATGGATGCGTCAGATCAAATCATCGATAAGCTGCGTCACTATGAGCTGGACATCGCTTTCGTTGGTTCGAAACCCGATGATGACCGCCTGGATATGACTTGCCTTGCTCAGGATGAATTGATCGCAGTTGGAACGAATCACATCGCTTCGATTAACTCCTTTACTGAATTAAAAAAGCACCCATTGATCACATACCGGGAAGGGTCTGGGACACTGAAAGCAACCAAAGATGCCATTCGAGCATTTGGCGGTTCTTATGAAGAAATGGATATCGTCGCAAGTGTCCCGAACACCGCCGGTGCCCTGGCGCTTGCCGCCTCAGGCATCGGTATTGCGATTGTGTCGACCTATGCACTGGGCCCGGAATCCCCTCAGGCACTCGTTCCATTGGCACACTTACAAACCGATCGCCATTTTTACGCTGTTCAGCACCCTAATCACAAGCATCCACGATCCTCCGAACTGATTGAGGAGGTTCAGAAAATCATTCATTCTCAATCTTGA
- a CDS encoding GntR family transcriptional regulator, translated as MESKYNQVKNSIRSMILQGFYQPHQKVGSESALMKQYEVSRHTVRKAIDDLVNEGWIYKKQGAGTFCAEQTKTNETVATGTKNIAVITTYFSDYIFPAIIRGIEGYLSANNYQMTVFSTNNDPELEKKYLESVLSRKFDGLIVEPTKSALPNPNINYYLNLERLDIPYVMINAYYDELEPLHVIMNDAEGGRIGTRKVIEEGHENILGFFKNDDIQGIKRMKGFIKAHRESGLQISPQNIITYTTENKDTVPGNLLREKMLSEHNRPTAVVCYNDQLAVMLLDVLRELNITVPDGVSVVGFDDSFLSIATEVKLTTVKHPKEKMGDDAGRLIDQLIKEKKDPAVLKTASSIVYEPELVIRHSTKNRIVKEVN; from the coding sequence ATGGAATCGAAATATAATCAGGTGAAAAACAGTATCCGATCAATGATATTACAAGGATTTTATCAGCCTCATCAGAAGGTTGGTTCTGAAAGTGCTCTGATGAAGCAATATGAAGTCAGTCGCCACACCGTTCGAAAAGCCATCGATGATCTGGTGAACGAAGGATGGATTTATAAAAAACAGGGTGCTGGCACATTTTGCGCGGAGCAAACAAAAACAAATGAAACAGTAGCGACGGGCACCAAAAACATCGCCGTGATAACCACCTACTTTTCAGACTATATTTTTCCGGCGATTATTCGCGGCATTGAAGGGTATTTGAGTGCGAATAACTATCAGATGACAGTATTCAGTACAAATAATGATCCTGAGTTGGAAAAAAAGTATCTCGAGTCGGTCCTGTCACGTAAATTCGACGGGTTAATTGTTGAGCCCACCAAAAGTGCTTTACCAAACCCGAATATCAACTATTATTTGAATCTTGAGCGCTTGGACATTCCTTATGTAATGATCAACGCCTATTACGATGAACTCGAGCCTCTGCACGTCATTATGAATGATGCCGAAGGGGGCCGGATTGGAACAAGAAAAGTCATTGAAGAAGGTCACGAGAACATTCTTGGTTTTTTCAAAAATGATGATATCCAGGGCATAAAACGGATGAAAGGCTTTATCAAGGCTCATCGGGAGAGTGGGTTACAGATCTCGCCACAGAATATCATCACATATACAACGGAAAACAAGGATACCGTGCCAGGAAATCTGCTCAGGGAGAAAATGCTGTCAGAACACAACCGGCCCACTGCCGTTGTTTGTTATAATGATCAGCTCGCTGTGATGCTGTTGGATGTATTAAGAGAGCTTAATATCACTGTCCCTGATGGCGTATCGGTCGTCGGATTTGATGATTCCTTTCTTTCGATTGCGACAGAAGTGAAACTGACTACCGTGAAACACCCCAAGGAGAAAATGGGTGATGATGCAGGCAGGCTGATCGATCAGCTGATTAAAGAAAAAAAGGATCCTGCTGTTCTGAAAACAGCATCTTCCATCGTCTATGAACCGGAATTGGTGATTCGACATTCTACGAAAAACAGAATTGTAAAAGAGGTGAATTGA
- the phnC gene encoding phosphonate ABC transporter ATP-binding protein yields MIEVNDLTVRYPSAEQPALDQVSFQVAADEFVCVLGKSGAGKSTLIRCLNGLQQPSSGSVTMNQDVVTGQDERTLRLIRSRIGMIFQHFQLIPRLTVEMNVFTGMFGSRPWWQNLLGLYGQSERKLVNAAIVDVELNDYQKRRVEDLSGGQKQRVAIARALAQNPVLFLGDEPVASLDPGTAERIFTQLQVLQQKRGMTMFINVHDVVLAKRFATRILALKDGKLVFDGTPEAFDADCYQQVYGQ; encoded by the coding sequence ATGATTGAAGTGAATGATTTGACAGTGCGATATCCATCGGCTGAACAACCTGCTCTGGATCAGGTGAGTTTCCAAGTAGCGGCAGATGAATTTGTCTGCGTACTTGGCAAGAGCGGTGCAGGGAAATCGACACTGATCCGTTGTTTGAACGGGCTGCAGCAGCCGTCTTCCGGGTCTGTGACCATGAATCAAGACGTGGTGACGGGGCAAGATGAACGAACGCTGAGGCTTATTCGTTCGAGGATCGGGATGATCTTTCAGCACTTCCAGTTGATTCCAAGACTCACGGTGGAGATGAATGTGTTTACAGGCATGTTTGGAAGCAGGCCATGGTGGCAGAATCTCCTCGGTCTATATGGTCAAAGTGAGCGTAAGCTGGTGAATGCAGCTATTGTCGATGTGGAGCTGAATGACTATCAGAAACGGAGGGTGGAAGACTTGAGTGGCGGTCAAAAGCAACGGGTTGCGATTGCGAGAGCGCTTGCACAGAACCCGGTGTTGTTCCTTGGGGATGAGCCCGTAGCGAGTCTGGACCCAGGGACAGCAGAACGGATTTTTACTCAACTGCAAGTTCTTCAACAGAAACGGGGCATGACGATGTTCATCAATGTACATGATGTGGTGCTGGCGAAACGTTTTGCCACAAGGATCCTCGCCTTGAAAGACGGAAAGCTGGTGTTCGACGGGACGCCGGAAGCGTTTGACGCGGATTGTTATCAACAGGTTTACGGTCAGTAA
- a CDS encoding sn-glycerol-1-phosphate dehydrogenase — translation MEELTIKSGATDELRSYLLRKKWMKVHVVYDRNTRTAAGDQVVDQLTVDNIHIGISEIEEDENQDVIADEAAIMQVLTEVDHETDVLMAVGAGTLHDITRYAAYTLGKPFISIPTAPSVDGFNSMGAPIVLKKKKKTFQTQTPIALFADVDVLKEAPTDMTAAGFGDVLGKYTALADWHFGAITANEPFCDQAAEMTLEALNQAIQSAKDIRAGSAKGMENLFEALLKSGMAMSLFGHSHPASGGEHHLSHYWEMGFLAEGRKQLLHGEKIGVSTGLIADIYHEHVEKKVALDPLLTDAQKERIALIFKDLPTGDDINTLLGQVGGKTTLAELGVEEVLYQESIHNAHTLRKRNTMLRYLNERE, via the coding sequence ATGGAGGAACTCACGATTAAGAGCGGGGCGACAGATGAGCTTCGCTCTTATTTGTTGAGAAAAAAATGGATGAAAGTGCACGTGGTTTACGATAGAAATACAAGAACGGCCGCAGGTGATCAAGTTGTGGATCAGTTAACCGTTGACAACATCCACATCGGGATTTCTGAGATCGAAGAGGATGAGAATCAGGACGTGATTGCTGATGAAGCGGCGATTATGCAGGTTCTGACGGAAGTCGATCATGAAACGGATGTTTTAATGGCTGTCGGGGCAGGGACACTGCATGACATAACCCGTTATGCAGCTTATACGCTTGGCAAACCGTTCATCTCGATTCCGACAGCACCCTCGGTTGATGGGTTTAATTCCATGGGTGCGCCGATTGTATTGAAGAAAAAGAAAAAAACGTTTCAAACACAGACACCAATTGCTTTATTTGCTGATGTGGACGTATTGAAAGAGGCGCCCACTGACATGACGGCTGCGGGATTTGGAGATGTGCTCGGGAAGTACACAGCTTTAGCCGATTGGCATTTCGGAGCCATTACAGCCAATGAGCCATTTTGTGATCAAGCTGCAGAAATGACGCTGGAGGCACTGAATCAGGCCATTCAATCAGCAAAAGACATTCGTGCAGGTTCTGCGAAAGGAATGGAAAACCTCTTCGAGGCGCTATTGAAATCAGGTATGGCCATGTCGCTGTTCGGTCATTCCCATCCGGCGTCGGGAGGAGAGCATCACCTGTCTCACTACTGGGAAATGGGCTTCTTGGCCGAAGGCAGAAAACAATTACTTCACGGTGAAAAAATAGGCGTCTCCACAGGTTTGATTGCAGACATTTATCATGAACATGTTGAGAAGAAAGTGGCATTGGATCCCTTGTTGACGGATGCACAAAAAGAGCGAATCGCATTGATTTTCAAAGACTTGCCGACGGGTGATGACATCAATACACTGCTTGGTCAGGTTGGGGGCAAAACAACCCTTGCTGAGTTAGGTGTTGAAGAAGTCCTTTACCAGGAGAGTATTCATAACGCTCATACGTTGAGAAAGCGGAATACGATGCTTCGCTACCTCAACGAAAGAGAATGA
- the selD gene encoding selenide, water dikinase SelD, giving the protein MLKNLLSSGDKPLTQTTKKAGUGCKIGPADLAQVLRHLPEGEENENLLVGLDTNDDGGVFKLTDDLAIVQSIDYFTPICDDPYMYGQIAAANALSDIYAMGGKPITALNIVGYPINKLSPEVLAEILRGGADKVKESGAVLAGGHSIDDQEPKYGLSVTGTVHPDEIFKNVGAKPGDKLVLTKPLGAGIITTAIKFGKATETEQNDVMTAMATLNKVGAESLAGFHPNAVTDVTGFGLLGHGYEIASGSGVTLHIDYANVPVIDGTWDHAKNKVIPGGGRENREYLQEHVNYANHIKLHDQLILCDSITSGGLLISLPAEEADKYVEAYNLAQDDFEAKVIGHVTEREDHAIVVK; this is encoded by the coding sequence ATGCTTAAGAATTTACTGTCATCTGGCGACAAGCCATTGACACAAACCACAAAGAAAGCTGGTTGAGGCTGCAAAATCGGCCCAGCCGACCTGGCGCAAGTTTTGCGTCATTTACCTGAAGGAGAAGAGAACGAGAATCTCCTCGTCGGTCTCGATACGAACGACGACGGAGGCGTATTCAAACTGACTGACGATCTAGCCATCGTTCAGTCCATTGATTATTTTACACCGATCTGTGATGATCCGTATATGTACGGACAGATCGCAGCGGCGAATGCACTCAGCGATATTTATGCCATGGGTGGCAAACCGATCACGGCATTGAATATCGTCGGTTATCCGATCAACAAACTATCTCCGGAAGTACTGGCTGAAATTCTCCGTGGCGGAGCTGACAAAGTAAAAGAGTCCGGAGCGGTGCTTGCCGGCGGACATTCCATTGACGATCAGGAGCCGAAATACGGGCTCAGCGTAACCGGTACGGTTCATCCGGATGAAATCTTCAAGAATGTCGGTGCAAAACCCGGTGACAAACTGGTCTTAACAAAGCCTCTCGGTGCAGGCATCATCACCACGGCAATTAAATTCGGCAAAGCAACTGAAACGGAGCAAAACGACGTGATGACCGCGATGGCAACCCTCAACAAAGTCGGGGCTGAATCCCTCGCCGGTTTCCATCCGAATGCTGTCACGGACGTCACAGGCTTCGGTCTGTTGGGTCACGGCTATGAAATAGCCAGCGGCAGCGGCGTCACGTTACACATCGATTACGCGAATGTACCGGTGATTGACGGTACATGGGATCATGCAAAAAATAAAGTCATTCCAGGCGGCGGTCGTGAAAACCGCGAATACCTCCAGGAACACGTCAACTACGCCAATCACATTAAACTGCACGATCAGCTGATCCTGTGTGACTCCATCACGAGTGGCGGCTTACTCATCAGCCTGCCTGCCGAAGAAGCGGACAAGTATGTTGAAGCATACAATCTAGCACAAGATGATTTTGAAGCAAAGGTGATCGGCCACGTGACGGAACGGGAAGATCATGCGATTGTAGTGAAATAA
- a CDS encoding ribulokinase, which produces MTKYAIGIDYGTQSGRAVLVSLADGMEIADHVTEYPHGVMDETLPNPEVKLGYEWALQHPQDYVKVIERSVPAVIEASDVNPQDIVGIGIDFTACTMLPIDEQGTPLCFHEDLKDDPHSWVKLWKHHASQPHANRINEVAEERNESFLPRYGGKLSSEWMLAKAYQILDEAPEIYEKADQFVEATDWVIMQLSDNLLRNSCTAGYKSAWHKKDGYPSQDFFEAVSPGLKDLAKTKLKGDVAALGTKAGGLTAEMAKKTGLPEGLAIAVGNVDAHAAVPAVGVVDEGKMVMAMGTSICHMLLGKEEVKVEGMAGVVEDGIIPGYFGYEAGQSAVGDIFGWFTDRNVPAYLEEEAKKQGVNVHKLLEKKASAYRPGESGLLALDWWNGNRSVLVDTELSGMMLGLTLQTKPEEMYRALLEATAFGTRMIVDTFHSNGVAVDELYACGGLPQKNPLLMQIYADVTNRRIKVADSSQTPALGAAMFAAVAAGTDEGGYETILEAAQYMGRVKDETYEPNPENVDVYEQIYQEYNRLHDYFGRGENDVMKRLKSWR; this is translated from the coding sequence ATGACGAAATATGCCATTGGAATTGATTATGGTACGCAATCAGGGCGTGCGGTCCTGGTGTCGTTGGCGGATGGTATGGAAATTGCGGATCATGTTACGGAGTACCCGCATGGTGTCATGGATGAAACACTGCCGAACCCCGAGGTGAAACTGGGATATGAATGGGCATTGCAGCACCCGCAAGACTATGTAAAGGTGATTGAACGGTCCGTGCCGGCGGTGATCGAAGCGTCGGATGTTAATCCGCAGGACATTGTCGGTATCGGGATCGATTTTACCGCTTGCACGATGCTCCCGATTGATGAACAAGGGACGCCGCTTTGTTTTCATGAGGATCTGAAAGATGATCCGCATAGCTGGGTGAAACTCTGGAAGCACCATGCTTCACAGCCTCATGCCAACCGGATTAATGAAGTGGCTGAAGAACGAAACGAGTCCTTCTTGCCACGATACGGCGGAAAACTTTCTTCTGAGTGGATGCTGGCAAAAGCATACCAGATCCTCGATGAAGCTCCGGAGATTTATGAAAAAGCAGATCAATTTGTAGAGGCCACAGACTGGGTGATTATGCAGCTCAGTGACAACTTGCTTCGCAACAGCTGTACTGCAGGGTATAAATCAGCGTGGCACAAAAAAGATGGTTACCCTTCACAGGACTTTTTTGAAGCCGTGTCACCAGGGTTGAAAGATCTGGCAAAGACGAAGCTGAAAGGTGACGTTGCGGCGCTCGGGACAAAAGCTGGAGGACTAACCGCCGAAATGGCGAAGAAAACCGGTCTCCCGGAAGGATTGGCAATAGCGGTCGGGAATGTGGATGCACACGCAGCCGTTCCTGCAGTTGGTGTAGTGGATGAAGGCAAGATGGTGATGGCGATGGGCACTTCTATTTGCCATATGCTGCTTGGTAAAGAAGAAGTGAAAGTCGAAGGGATGGCCGGCGTTGTGGAAGACGGGATCATTCCTGGATACTTCGGATATGAGGCAGGACAGTCGGCGGTGGGTGACATTTTCGGCTGGTTTACAGACCGCAATGTGCCGGCATACTTGGAAGAGGAAGCGAAGAAACAGGGGGTGAATGTCCATAAACTTCTTGAGAAAAAGGCGTCTGCCTATCGCCCTGGTGAAAGTGGTCTTCTCGCACTGGACTGGTGGAACGGGAACCGCTCGGTTCTTGTGGATACCGAGCTCAGCGGTATGATGCTCGGGCTGACCCTGCAGACCAAACCCGAAGAAATGTACCGCGCACTTCTTGAAGCGACGGCATTTGGCACACGAATGATCGTGGATACGTTTCACAGCAACGGGGTGGCTGTGGATGAATTGTATGCTTGCGGCGGGTTGCCTCAAAAGAATCCATTGTTAATGCAGATTTATGCGGATGTCACCAATCGCCGGATCAAAGTGGCCGATTCAAGTCAGACTCCGGCTCTCGGAGCAGCGATGTTTGCGGCAGTGGCAGCGGGGACTGACGAAGGCGGCTATGAAACGATTTTGGAAGCTGCCCAATATATGGGCCGGGTGAAAGATGAAACGTATGAACCGAACCCGGAAAACGTGGATGTCTATGAGCAGATCTATCAGGAATACAATCGCCTTCATGATTATTTCGGCAGAGGCGAAAATGATGTGATGAAACGTCTGAAATCCTGGAGATGA
- a CDS encoding rhodanese-like domain-containing protein, translating to MMKWLTALTMLLVLSACGGEEDLDGVLTISSDELQTQVEAGLEETVQYVDVREPDEFAEAAVPGFENIPMDDVIENPSIIDEERDVVILCQTQNRSAEVAESLIEAGFDEERVIVVEGGISDYEGAKE from the coding sequence ATGATGAAATGGCTCACAGCTCTCACGATGTTGCTTGTCTTGTCTGCATGTGGAGGCGAAGAAGATCTCGATGGGGTTTTGACGATTTCTTCTGATGAACTTCAAACACAGGTGGAGGCAGGCCTTGAAGAAACTGTTCAATACGTGGATGTCAGAGAACCTGATGAATTTGCAGAAGCAGCGGTTCCTGGATTTGAGAACATCCCGATGGATGATGTGATAGAGAATCCATCGATCATTGATGAAGAACGCGACGTCGTCATCCTCTGTCAAACGCAGAACCGCAGTGCCGAAGTAGCGGAGTCACTCATTGAGGCAGGTTTCGACGAAGAACGCGTCATCGTTGTTGAGGGCGGTATCTCTGACTACGAAGGCGCCAAAGAATAA
- the phnD gene encoding phosphate/phosphite/phosphonate ABC transporter substrate-binding protein, whose protein sequence is MITGGLLIAGCGNEAAGVDEPLEVAVIPSQSIGEMQDGLDQLEHELEEALRQEVSVEHYPNYNAVVEAINHHHIDLAYVGPVTYLVARDQSGAKAIVTQSIDGSPYYHSYIKAHIDAPWDSLEELLDDKEQVTFAFGSHSSTSGFTVPGYELMNRGVYTDENDHAFDEVRFTGSHDITAQVLLSQDVDAGAIDSAIYHALVRDGVVDDSQLKTLWESEPLYQYPWIVPAETGDDVIEAFQEAFLAIDHPDILRIFGGADAFVLADVEHYEGIEEAARAMGLLDEPE, encoded by the coding sequence ATGATCACTGGGGGCCTGTTGATTGCAGGATGCGGGAACGAAGCAGCAGGTGTGGATGAACCGCTGGAAGTGGCTGTGATCCCGTCGCAGTCCATCGGTGAGATGCAGGACGGGTTGGATCAATTGGAACATGAACTTGAGGAAGCTTTGAGGCAGGAGGTATCTGTGGAACACTATCCGAATTATAATGCAGTGGTCGAAGCGATCAATCATCATCACATTGATCTGGCGTATGTTGGACCGGTCACCTATCTGGTGGCAAGAGATCAAAGCGGGGCTAAGGCGATTGTGACGCAGTCGATTGACGGCTCGCCCTATTATCATTCGTATATCAAAGCACACATCGATGCACCATGGGATTCCCTCGAAGAACTGTTGGATGATAAGGAACAGGTGACGTTTGCTTTTGGCAGTCACTCTTCCACATCCGGTTTTACAGTGCCTGGGTATGAACTGATGAACCGGGGTGTTTACACGGATGAAAATGATCATGCGTTTGACGAGGTTCGCTTTACCGGATCCCATGATATCACGGCACAGGTACTTCTGAGTCAGGATGTGGACGCCGGTGCCATTGACAGTGCCATTTACCATGCACTGGTCCGAGACGGTGTCGTGGATGACAGCCAATTAAAAACGCTTTGGGAATCGGAACCTTTGTACCAATACCCTTGGATTGTACCTGCAGAAACCGGGGATGATGTGATTGAGGCATTTCAGGAGGCATTTCTGGCGATTGATCATCCGGACATTCTGCGTATTTTCGGTGGCGCCGATGCGTTTGTTCTGGCGGATGTGGAGCACTATGAAGGGATCGAGGAAGCAGCCCGTGCGATGGGTCTTCTCGATGAACCGGAATAA
- the araA gene encoding L-arabinose isomerase, with product MKNNHYSFWFLTGSQHLYGPETLDQVAAQSREIVDGLNDSGLPFEVVTKQVLTNSDDIRDVIIAANGDPQCAGVITWMHTFSPSKIWIRGLQLLQKPMLHLNTQHNQDIPWGTIDMDFMNLNQSAHGDREFGFTVSRLGIDRKVVVGHWQQSEVQQKIADWMTTAMGHSVSYQVKVARFGDNMRRVAVTDGDKVAAQEVFGWTVDGFGVGDLVAYIDQVTDEEVAELFEEYDRRYVIGDDIKNTPELKQSILDQARIEAGIKAFLETEGYNAFTTTFEDLHGMTQLPGLAAQRLMEQGYGFAGEGDWKTAALLRMMKVMTGNKRTTFMEDYTYHFEPGNEMVLGSHMLEICPTAAEDKPEIKVHPLGIGGKADPARLVFNGQGGHAINASLVDMGNRFRLLISEVDAQVPDVATPELPVAKLLWKPRPSLSTATEAWVLAGGAHHTVLSFTLTTEQMLDWAEMHGIEAVVIDQNTQIHQFKKELKWNALVWK from the coding sequence ATGAAAAATAACCATTATTCATTCTGGTTTTTAACAGGAAGCCAGCATTTATACGGTCCTGAAACATTGGATCAGGTCGCAGCGCAATCGAGGGAAATTGTCGATGGACTGAATGATTCCGGCTTACCTTTTGAAGTAGTGACCAAACAGGTCTTAACCAATTCGGATGACATTCGCGATGTGATCATTGCAGCAAACGGTGATCCGCAATGCGCGGGTGTCATCACCTGGATGCACACGTTCTCGCCATCGAAAATCTGGATTCGTGGTCTTCAGTTGTTGCAAAAACCCATGCTTCATCTGAATACACAACACAATCAGGACATTCCGTGGGGAACGATCGATATGGACTTTATGAATCTGAACCAGTCAGCGCACGGGGACCGTGAATTCGGTTTCACGGTCAGCCGGCTGGGGATCGACAGGAAAGTCGTCGTCGGTCATTGGCAGCAATCCGAGGTTCAACAGAAGATTGCTGACTGGATGACAACGGCGATGGGTCATTCAGTAAGTTATCAAGTGAAGGTTGCCAGATTCGGTGACAACATGCGCCGGGTTGCAGTTACGGATGGCGATAAGGTGGCAGCCCAGGAAGTCTTCGGCTGGACCGTTGACGGTTTCGGTGTCGGCGATCTTGTAGCTTATATCGATCAAGTCACCGATGAGGAAGTGGCAGAGCTGTTTGAGGAATATGACAGACGGTATGTGATTGGTGATGACATCAAAAATACACCCGAACTGAAACAGTCCATTTTGGATCAGGCCAGGATCGAAGCCGGAATCAAGGCGTTTCTCGAAACAGAAGGCTATAATGCGTTTACGACGACATTTGAAGATTTGCACGGCATGACACAGCTCCCGGGACTTGCCGCACAAAGGTTGATGGAACAAGGTTACGGATTCGCAGGGGAAGGAGACTGGAAAACGGCAGCGCTTCTTCGCATGATGAAGGTCATGACCGGGAACAAACGGACTACATTCATGGAGGACTATACTTATCATTTCGAACCGGGAAATGAAATGGTGCTGGGATCTCACATGCTGGAAATTTGTCCGACCGCTGCGGAAGACAAACCGGAAATCAAAGTTCATCCATTGGGCATTGGCGGTAAAGCCGATCCTGCAAGACTGGTCTTTAACGGACAGGGCGGTCACGCGATTAATGCGTCCCTTGTTGATATGGGAAATCGGTTCCGGTTACTCATCAGTGAAGTGGATGCACAGGTGCCGGATGTGGCAACACCTGAACTGCCTGTGGCGAAATTACTTTGGAAACCAAGACCCTCACTCTCCACGGCGACAGAAGCCTGGGTACTTGCAGGAGGGGCTCACCACACCGTTCTTTCCTTTACGTTGACGACAGAACAGATGCTGGACTGGGCTGAAATGCACGGCATTGAAGCGGTAGTGATTGATCAAAATACACAGATTCATCAATTCAAAAAAGAGTTGAAGTGGAATGCACTTGTATGGAAATGA
- the phnE gene encoding phosphonate ABC transporter, permease protein PhnE, which translates to MQVTDFQWTRLWELIHIGEFIEVRFFPIRWEIWPILLRASMVTLAMAFLGTLLAILIAIPLSFMAAKNTSIRLIRNPVKIILNFLRSVPEIVFGLILVVVLGLGTFPAVVAIILHNIGVLGKLIAELIEASDKGPQEAMRSVGATWTIGNMIAILPQIWPNLLSQYFYRFEVAIRTSLILGFIGGGGLGQQLFNHFNSMNYQAVALDILFIMALVMLVDSLGSYVRSRVI; encoded by the coding sequence ATGCAAGTGACGGACTTTCAATGGACACGTTTATGGGAGCTGATTCATATCGGGGAATTTATCGAAGTACGCTTTTTCCCGATTCGCTGGGAGATCTGGCCAATTCTTCTCAGGGCAAGCATGGTCACGCTGGCCATGGCCTTTCTTGGAACATTGCTCGCGATCTTGATCGCGATTCCGCTGAGCTTTATGGCGGCGAAGAATACGAGCATCCGTCTGATTCGTAATCCTGTAAAGATTATTCTGAACTTCCTTCGCTCCGTCCCGGAAATTGTCTTCGGCCTGATTCTTGTCGTTGTCCTCGGCCTCGGCACGTTTCCTGCGGTTGTGGCAATCATTCTTCATAACATTGGTGTACTGGGAAAGCTGATTGCAGAACTGATTGAAGCGTCAGACAAAGGACCACAAGAGGCAATGCGCTCCGTTGGAGCGACCTGGACGATTGGAAACATGATAGCCATTCTGCCACAAATCTGGCCCAATTTGCTGTCGCAATATTTTTACCGGTTTGAAGTGGCGATCCGGACTTCATTGATCCTCGGATTCATCGGTGGTGGCGGTCTTGGTCAGCAGCTGTTTAACCATTTCAACAGCATGAACTATCAGGCGGTGGCTCTCGATATCCTGTTCATCATGGCACTGGTGATGCTGGTGGATAGTTTGGGATCCTACGTAAGAAGCAGGGTGATATAA